The genomic stretch CCGCCGGAGGTGAGGGGAGATGGGAACGGGGGAGACATGGCGACTCTCAAGGGATAAGGCGGAGAGAACACAGAGGGGGAAAATAAAAACCCCGCATGCTGTTGTGAGGATCCAagtgaaaaaagaaaaagaagacatATGTCTAAGTTCAATCTTGAAACCACATATACATTGCGGTCTAGAGGTTATCGCGGTTAACAGTATGAACCCATGGTATAACAAACCTTCAGTACGTGGTAGAGCCCGCACCGGTTACCATGATAAATTTAGATTTCCGGTATCCATCACTACTTTTTTGTAAGTTGTCCATAAGAAATAGTTTGCCCAATAAACTATTTTTCAACCATTGAAATTGAAACGTCTCTTAAGCACAAAATGTAGTACACGTTAATTTGTTACCCACTATGAGCAGTACTCTAAGGCATGGCAAAGCATGGAAGATGGAACCTACCCGCGGGTCGCGCCGCAGTATATATCTGCATGTCCATGACCTGGCAGGTGTTGCATGCGGGCGTGGCCACAGGATAAAGATTAACGCAAGAAGCGAGGCCGCCGCGAGTTCCATGTACTACACGTACACATGGTCGCACGCGGTGGATGCTTGGCATGCATGGGCAACCGCGTTCCCCCCCTCCGGGTCAGACCAGCCGTGAGACGTGCCACCGCTCTAGCACACGTGTCGccggcgccgctccggccgcGGCCACGTTATAAGCCACGCGCGCTCGCGGCGGCCATCGTCACACCTCACACCTACCGCTAGCTCACTACTAGTACTAACGCCAGTGCGGCCACACTTGGTCATACTCATTGTCGGCAACGAACAAGAGAGCAAAGAGATAAGCAGAGAAAGAAAGAGCTTTGCTTGCTTTGGCACGTACTAGCTAGGTCGAGATGAGCACCGCGGCGCGGACGACGACGGGGCGGCGGGGGTTCACGGTGGGGCGCAGCGAGGACGCGACGCATCCGGACACCATCCGCGCCGCCATCTCTGAGTTCTTCGCCACCGCCATCTTCGTCTTTGCGGCCGAGGGCTCCATCCTCTCCCTCGGTACGTACCTAGCTACAATAAGCATGCATATATCCGTGCATGGCCAGTGGCTGCCATGCATCTCTATACTGACGGACATGTACATGTGTCTGTTTGCAGGGAAGCTGTACCATGACATGAGCACGGCGGGCGGGCTGGTGGCGGTGGCGCTCGCGCACGCGCTGGCGCTGGCCGTGGCGGTGTCGGTCGCCGTCAACATCTCCGGGGGGCACGTCAACCCGGCTATCACCTTCGGCGCGCTACTTGGCGGCCGCATCACCCTCATCCGCGCCCTCTTCTACTGGATAGCGCAGCTCCTCGGCGCCATCGTCGCGTCCCTACTGCTCCGCCTCACCACCGGAGGCATGGTACCGATCCATCATCAACCTCTCTTTCCACCCACCCAACCTCCTCTCTTCCATCTTCTCTTCTAACTTGCGATGGTGTTCGCATGCAGCGGCCGCCCGGTTTCTCGCTGGCGTCGGGGGTGGGCGACTGGCACGCGGTGCTGCTGGAGGCGATCATGACGTTCGGCCTGATGTACGCCTACTACGCGACGGTGATCGACCCCAAGAGGGGCCACGTGGGCACCATCGGGCCGCTCGCCGTGGGGTTCCTGCTCGGGGCTAACATGCTCGCCGGCGGGCCGTTCGACGGCGCAGCCATGAACCCCGCGCGGGTGTTCGGGCCGGCGCTCGTCGGCTGGCGCTGGAGCCACCACTGGGTCTACTGGCTCGGCCCCTTCCTCGGCTCGGGCTTGGCCGGCCTCCTCTACGAGTACCTCGTCATCCCGTCCACCGAGGCCGCCGCCCACGGCCACGCCCACGCCCACCAGCCGCTCGCGCCCGAGGACTACTAGCAGCCACGCAGCTGAAGCTAAGCTGCTGCTCCTTCGGATCCAGCCCCTGCGGCTATGAATTGTCGCTATAAACGTTATGTATGTTGGTTTCTGTG from Lolium rigidum isolate FL_2022 chromosome 4, APGP_CSIRO_Lrig_0.1, whole genome shotgun sequence encodes the following:
- the LOC124649336 gene encoding probable aquaporin TIP3-1 encodes the protein MSTAARTTTGRRGFTVGRSEDATHPDTIRAAISEFFATAIFVFAAEGSILSLGKLYHDMSTAGGLVAVALAHALALAVAVSVAVNISGGHVNPAITFGALLGGRITLIRALFYWIAQLLGAIVASLLLRLTTGGMRPPGFSLASGVGDWHAVLLEAIMTFGLMYAYYATVIDPKRGHVGTIGPLAVGFLLGANMLAGGPFDGAAMNPARVFGPALVGWRWSHHWVYWLGPFLGSGLAGLLYEYLVIPSTEAAAHGHAHAHQPLAPEDY